Below is a window of Helicobacteraceae bacterium DNA.
TACGAATTGGTTTGCGCGGCGCGGGGTTCCTCGTCGGTTTGGGCGATCTTTTGCAACGCTTCATAATGCCGCCGCGCCTCTTCGAGCGCCTTCTCTAGCTGAAAGCCCTGCATTACCTTTTTATATAGCGCGGGACGGTTCTTTTTCCAGTTGTGGAGGGTTTTTACATCGACGCCCAAGAAGCCCGCCATATCTCGATTGGTCATTGCCGCCGTCCCTTTTGGGCGCAATTTACAAAAGAAGCTCTGATGAAATCAACAGCGGAATTATTCCCTGTTTTAAGCCTATTATAAGGAA
It encodes the following:
- a CDS encoding transcriptional regulator — its product is MTNRDMAGFLGVDVKTLHNWKKNRPALYKKVMQGFQLEKALEEARRHYEALQKIAQTDEEPRAAQTNSYI